The window CCGAAACCGTGGGCGAGCACATCACGGCTGAGATCCGGCAGGTGCCGGGGCCCAACGGCACGCCGGTCTCCGCTCTGTTTCAACGTGTGCACAAGAAAGCGCCGGCGGGCATGGTGCCGGCGGGGAAGGGGCATGCGCAGGCGCCGCTCATTCTCATCAGGCCGGCGGCGCTCGGCGATGTTCCTGATGTGTATCTTTCCTATTGGTTCAAGCACCAGGCCGATCTCGCGACGCAACTGGACAACACGGTGCCTGCTGGAAATTGGCGGGCGCAATTCGAGTTCAAGACGGGAGGCTATCGCGGCATTGATGGGCAGGGGGATTACCGGATTATCACGTATGTGATGAAGGGGGCTGATGGCCGGCTCTTTTGGCGGGCCAAGGGGGACAATGACGCCAATGGCCCACGAGTCGGGCCCAGGGTGGACTATTGGATCGAGGATAATTCCCGGGTTCCCGTTCCGGTGGATGCGTGGTTCAAATATGAAGTGTTCTGGCACCGGTCAAGTGGCAGCGATGGCCGTTTCTGGGCGGCGGTGAACGGCCAGGTGGTCGCCGATCATCACGGCCCCAACATGGGCGCGTACAACCTTCCCATTACTCGTCTGATGATCACGACCGCCTACAGTGGCGGGCATTCCGGTGTGCAGAGTTTGATGACGGGGCTGGAGATCTGGAATGGATTTCCCTGTGGTGTGGGGGTGTCCTGTTATTAGCAGAGTGTTGAAAAGATTTGCCGGCGGCGTTCCCTGCCTTCGCCGAAGCGTTTGCGCAGAATGATTGGTGGCTTGCCCCTCGCATCGGCGAGGAGGGTGGAGATGGAGCACACGATGCAGACTCGATTGAAACGCGGTCTTGTGCTGATGGGGCTGGGGTGTGGTCTTGCCGCCGCCGGTCTCTTTGCCGTACCGGCGGCGCAGAGCCAGGCTGCTCCGGAGTGGGTGACCCCGGCGGTCCGTGCGCCGCATCTCGTCCAACGCCTGTTTCACAGCGCGGCGGCGAAGACGGACGTCAGTTATCACATCTACATTCCGGACTCGTATGAGGCCGACCCGGCGCGGCGGTTCCCAGTGATCTATTGGCTGCATGGCCATGGCGGCGGGGTGCAGGCGCTGCCGCAGATTGTGGAGTATTTCGACCGGGCGATGCGCTTGGGAAAAATCCCGCCCGCTTTGGTGGTGTTTCCCAACGGCATGCCGGAAAGCATGTGGTGCAACTCGAAGGACGGCGCGGTGCCGATGGAAACGGTGGTGATCGACGAATTGGTGCCGCAGGTCGATGCGGCGTGGCGCACGATCCCTTCCCGCGCCGGCCGGCTGATCGAGGGATTCAGCATGGGCGGCTATGGCGCGGCCCGGCTGGGGATGAAATATCCCGCGTTGTTCGGCGCGATCTCTTTACTGGGTGCCGGGCCGATGCAGCGGGAGTTTCACGCCTCTGTGGGCCCTAGGAACTTGGCGGCCGACCGGGCCAGAATTTTAG is drawn from Nitrospira sp. and contains these coding sequences:
- a CDS encoding alpha/beta hydrolase-fold protein, with the translated sequence MQTRLKRGLVLMGLGCGLAAAGLFAVPAAQSQAAPEWVTPAVRAPHLVQRLFHSAAAKTDVSYHIYIPDSYEADPARRFPVIYWLHGHGGGVQALPQIVEYFDRAMRLGKIPPALVVFPNGMPESMWCNSKDGAVPMETVVIDELVPQVDAAWRTIPSRAGRLIEGFSMGGYGAARLGMKYPALFGAISLLGAGPMQREFHASVGPRNLAADRARILEQVYGGDQAYFQALNPWALAEQQADVLRGRTRLRIAVGDQDAMQGPNQDFAAHVLRLRIPHTFHLVPNVAHQPLRLLQALGDANWDFYRAVLSGTLSGNLTGDATSQQPGR